A region from the Lolium perenne isolate Kyuss_39 chromosome 4, Kyuss_2.0, whole genome shotgun sequence genome encodes:
- the LOC127349415 gene encoding protein Brevis radix-like 4 isoform X1 has translation MLACIACVNKDEGGGGRDRDRDRDGGGDTPTCRDPVKSLTSQLKDMVLKLSGSTQRQGGGPKRGGSPPPRGRATTSLYRSGYYRPGVVQDDMAVPPATYLGHGAGTMSSASSTPAWERPPSGNGNGNGGGGEAAVREWVAQVEPGVQITFVSLAGGVNGAGGNDLKRIRFSREMFDKWQAQRWWAENSERVMELYNVRRFSRHVLPATPSHDGGGGGERESFYSQSQADSTAASSPAATPAPSWARAPPPVVGGAGGAGRQQSFRGPLSPPPPSSSNPSERAWHQLRQTGGVEAEAVEPARTTTGSDSCRDDVSVSNASEMEVTEWVIQDEPGVYITVRELPDGARELRRVRFSREKFAELNAKLWWEENKERIHAQYL, from the exons ATGCTGGCCTGCATCGCGTGCGTGAACAAGGACGAAGGCGGCGGTGGCCGGGACCGGGACCGGGAccgggacggcggcggcgacaccCCGACGTGCAGGGACCCCGTCAAGTCGCTCACCTCGCAG ctcaaggacatggtgcTGAAGCTGTCGGGCTCAACACAGAGGCAGGGCGGTGGCCCGAAGCGCGGGGGCTCGCCGCCGCCGAGGGGCCGGGCGACGACGTCCCTGTACCGCAGCGGCTACTACCGCCCCGGCGTGGTGCAGGATGACATGGCCGTGCCACCCGCCACGTACCTTGGCCACGGCGCCGGTACAATGTCCAGCGCGAGCTCCACGCCGGCGTGGGAGAGGCCTCCCAGCGGCAATGGCAATGGCAATGGCGGCGGGGGCGAGGCGGCGGTGAGGGAGTGGGTGGCGCAGGTGGAGCCCGGGGTGCAGATCACGTTCGTGTCGCTGGCGGGCGGCGTGAACGGCGCCGGCGGGAACGACCTGAAGCGCATCCGGTTCAGCCGGGAGATGTTCGACAAGTGGCAGGCGCAGCGGTGGTGGGCCGAGAACAGCGAGCGGGTCATGGAGCTCTACAACGTCCGGCGGTTCAGCCGCCACGTGCTCCCCGCCACCCCTTCCCacgatggcggcggtggtggcgagAGGGAGTCGTTCTACTCGCAGTCGCAGGCCGACTCCACAGCGGCCAGCAGCCCGGCCGCGACGCCGGCACCGTCCTGGGCCCGCGCACCTCCGCCCGTGGTCGGTGGTGCTGGCGGCGCTGGGAggcagcagagcttccgcggcccgctatcgccgccgccgccgtcgtcgtccaaCCCGTCGGAGCGCGCCTGGCACCAGCTGCGGCAGACTGGCggcgtggaggcggaggcggtggagcCGGCGCGGACGACCACCGGCTCGGATTCTTGCCGGGACGACGTGTCCGTGAGCAACGCGAGCGAGATGGAGGTGACGGAGTGGGTCATCCAGGACGAGCCCGGGGTGTACATCACCGTGCGCGAGCTCCCCGACGGCGCCCGCGAGCTCCGCCGCGTCCGCTTCAG CCGTGAGAAGTTTGCAGAGCTGAATGCGAAGCTGTGGTGGGAGGAGAACAAGGAGAGGATACACGCGCAGTACCTCTAA
- the LOC127349415 gene encoding protein Brevis radix-like 4 isoform X2: MQSCKCYNLGGLKDMVLKLSGSTQRQGGGPKRGGSPPPRGRATTSLYRSGYYRPGVVQDDMAVPPATYLGHGAGTMSSASSTPAWERPPSGNGNGNGGGGEAAVREWVAQVEPGVQITFVSLAGGVNGAGGNDLKRIRFSREMFDKWQAQRWWAENSERVMELYNVRRFSRHVLPATPSHDGGGGGERESFYSQSQADSTAASSPAATPAPSWARAPPPVVGGAGGAGRQQSFRGPLSPPPPSSSNPSERAWHQLRQTGGVEAEAVEPARTTTGSDSCRDDVSVSNASEMEVTEWVIQDEPGVYITVRELPDGARELRRVRFSREKFAELNAKLWWEENKERIHAQYL, encoded by the exons ATGCAGTCCTGCAAATGCTACAATCTAGGAGGA ctcaaggacatggtgcTGAAGCTGTCGGGCTCAACACAGAGGCAGGGCGGTGGCCCGAAGCGCGGGGGCTCGCCGCCGCCGAGGGGCCGGGCGACGACGTCCCTGTACCGCAGCGGCTACTACCGCCCCGGCGTGGTGCAGGATGACATGGCCGTGCCACCCGCCACGTACCTTGGCCACGGCGCCGGTACAATGTCCAGCGCGAGCTCCACGCCGGCGTGGGAGAGGCCTCCCAGCGGCAATGGCAATGGCAATGGCGGCGGGGGCGAGGCGGCGGTGAGGGAGTGGGTGGCGCAGGTGGAGCCCGGGGTGCAGATCACGTTCGTGTCGCTGGCGGGCGGCGTGAACGGCGCCGGCGGGAACGACCTGAAGCGCATCCGGTTCAGCCGGGAGATGTTCGACAAGTGGCAGGCGCAGCGGTGGTGGGCCGAGAACAGCGAGCGGGTCATGGAGCTCTACAACGTCCGGCGGTTCAGCCGCCACGTGCTCCCCGCCACCCCTTCCCacgatggcggcggtggtggcgagAGGGAGTCGTTCTACTCGCAGTCGCAGGCCGACTCCACAGCGGCCAGCAGCCCGGCCGCGACGCCGGCACCGTCCTGGGCCCGCGCACCTCCGCCCGTGGTCGGTGGTGCTGGCGGCGCTGGGAggcagcagagcttccgcggcccgctatcgccgccgccgccgtcgtcgtccaaCCCGTCGGAGCGCGCCTGGCACCAGCTGCGGCAGACTGGCggcgtggaggcggaggcggtggagcCGGCGCGGACGACCACCGGCTCGGATTCTTGCCGGGACGACGTGTCCGTGAGCAACGCGAGCGAGATGGAGGTGACGGAGTGGGTCATCCAGGACGAGCCCGGGGTGTACATCACCGTGCGCGAGCTCCCCGACGGCGCCCGCGAGCTCCGCCGCGTCCGCTTCAG CCGTGAGAAGTTTGCAGAGCTGAATGCGAAGCTGTGGTGGGAGGAGAACAAGGAGAGGATACACGCGCAGTACCTCTAA
- the LOC127349414 gene encoding uncharacterized protein, producing MAADEADAPPPPTKPAPAPSPAPPTPSLPPQDPAESPLAAYLGLAFALFLATLPTAGGPRHVASLQSRGRLLAARLLAAEDQLRQLRARRREDARANARAAEILAARRASWSDSLARAADEAAALRARLADAEQQAAAQRARADRLERDALERDSLLNALLAATRAGDAHASFRGGREQDEDADAREHSSDPAEPYGDTDAEALAAAAALYAQQRQQQDGFAGDDFYASAAAAASGMPPWMDARSKGWQDMKYEPVESMYNTKHSVPRRESPWKVDVESSGVPGKLRLLEQELINLEKVGNGDLSKIPLVMRKQVKRYQTLAGKIDDLCKRMQASDPCDSALNSEFRTQRQTEYLLEAFHLQHRATETRQKLSALQAETAKSSFGDELTAEAKMSTRRALSSVRNNFKEIQRSLEIWLARILGDLEGMLARDGASRIREYILSPYASAVR from the exons ATGGCGGCCGACGAGGccgacgcgccgccgccgcccaccaaGCCCGCGCCCGCGCCCTCGCCCGCTCCGCCGACGCCTTCCCTACCGCCACAGGACCCGGCCGAATCTCCCCTGGCCGCCTACCTGGGGCTGGCATTCGCGCTCTTCCTCGCCACCCTCCCCACCGCCGGCGGCCCGCGCCACGTGGCGTCGCTGCAGTCGCGGGGCCGTCTCCTGGCCGCGCGCCTCCTGGCCGCCGAGGACCAGCTGCGGCAGCTGCGCGCGCGCAGGCGCGAGGACGCCCGCGCCAACGCGCGCGCCGCCGAGATCCTCGCCGCCCGCCGCGCCTCCTGGTCCGACTCCCTCGCGCGCGCCGCCGACGAGGCCGCCGCCCTCCGCGCGCGCCTCGCCGACGCCGAGCAGCAGGCCGCGGCGCAGCGGGCCCGCGCCGACCGGCTCGAGCGCGACGCCCTGGAGCGCGACTCGCTCCTCAACGCGCTCCTCGCCGCCACCCGCGCCGGCGATGCCCACGCCAGCTTCCGCGGCGGCCGCGAGCAGGACGAGGACGCGGACGCGCGGGAGCATTCGTCGGATCCCGCCGAGCCGTACGGCGACACCGACGCGGAGGCCCTGGCCGCCGCGGCGGCGCTCTACGCCCAGCAGCGCCAGCAGCAGGACGGCTTTGCTGGCGACGACTTCtacgcgtcggcggcggcggcggcgtcgggaATGCCGCCTTGGATGGACGCGCGATCGAAAGGGTGGCAG GACATGAAGTACGAACCGGTTGAGTCAATGTACAACACAAAGCATTCCGTACCACG GAGAGAATCACCTTGGAAGGTTGACGTCGAATCATCAGGAGTTCCTGGAAAGCTTCGTCTGCTTGAGCAGGAGTTAATTAATCTGGAGAAGGTTGGAAATGGAGATCTATCCAAGATCCCACTGGTGATGAGGAAGCAAGTAAAAAGATATCAAACTCTTGCTGGGAAGATTGATGATCTTTGCAAAAGAATG CAAGCAAGCGACCCCTGTGACTCCGCACTCAACTCAGAGTTCAGAACGCAGAGGCAAACAGAGTACTTGCTGGAAGCATTTCACCTTCAGCACCGAGCAACTGAAACAAGGCAGAAGCTCAGCGCACTGCAAGCAGAGACCGCGAAGAGCAGCTTCGGCGACGAGCTGACAGCCGAAGCCAAGATGAGCACGAGAAGAGCGCTGAGCTCAGTCAGGAACAACTTCAAGGAAATCCAGCGAAGCCTTGAGATCTGGCTCGCCAGGATCCTGGGAGACCTCGAGGGTATGCTTGCGAGGGACGGGGCTTCCCGGATCAGAGAGTACATCCTGTCTCCCTACGCATCTGCTGTTCGATGA